In the Candidatus Electrothrix sp. GW3-4 genome, one interval contains:
- a CDS encoding AEC family transporter: MDNFIITITFLLIGMLIKRLPNFPDATGNVLNLFVIYISLPALVLLKIPELTFSQELLVPAIMPWTMLLFSAVLILILSKLFHWDRSTTGCLLLIIPLGNTSFLGIPMVKAFFGEGAIPYALIYDQLGSFLALATYGSFILAIYGSGGDKPSIQTAIKKIITFPPFIALILSVACKSFPYPDTMTNLLKTMSATLIPLVMVAVGFQLTLKLSKDVVSQLSIGLGIKLIIAPLVAVFLCKIFGLKGEAVQVSIFEAGMPPMVSAGALAILANLSPALTAALVGIGILLSFATLPLLYQLLI; encoded by the coding sequence ATGGATAATTTCATCATCACCATAACCTTCCTCCTCATCGGGATGCTTATCAAACGCCTCCCCAACTTCCCCGATGCGACGGGGAATGTCCTCAACCTCTTTGTTATCTACATATCCCTCCCAGCCCTGGTGCTGCTCAAGATCCCGGAGCTGACTTTCTCACAGGAACTCCTGGTTCCAGCGATCATGCCTTGGACCATGCTCCTCTTTTCCGCCGTCCTGATCCTCATTTTATCCAAGCTGTTCCACTGGGATCGATCAACAACAGGCTGCCTCCTCCTGATCATCCCCCTGGGCAACACCTCCTTCCTGGGTATCCCTATGGTCAAGGCCTTTTTTGGCGAAGGTGCCATCCCCTACGCCTTAATCTATGACCAATTAGGTTCTTTCCTGGCCCTGGCTACCTATGGCTCATTCATCCTTGCCATTTATGGCTCTGGTGGGGACAAACCCAGCATCCAGACTGCGATAAAAAAAATTATTACCTTTCCCCCTTTTATCGCCTTGATCCTGTCCGTTGCTTGTAAGTCCTTTCCCTATCCTGATACAATGACCAATTTGCTCAAAACAATGTCTGCCACCCTGATCCCACTGGTCATGGTTGCTGTGGGCTTTCAGCTCACCCTGAAATTGAGCAAGGACGTTGTTTCTCAGCTGAGCATAGGGCTTGGAATAAAACTCATTATCGCACCCTTAGTCGCCGTATTCCTCTGCAAAATATTTGGCTTAAAAGGGGAAGCCGTGCAGGTGTCCATCTTTGAGGCCGGGATGCCACCGATGGTCTCTGCCGGGGCTCTAGCTATTCTTGCCAACCTGTCACCGGCCCTGACGGCTGCGCTGGTCGGTATAGGGATTCTTCTCAGTTTTGCCACCCTGCCGCTGCTCTACCAATTGCTGATATGA
- a CDS encoding gamma-glutamyl-gamma-aminobutyrate hydrolase family protein (Members of this family of hydrolases with an active site Cys residue belong to MEROPS family C26.), whose translation MKAHYFQHVPFEGLGSIESWLQKNNFTSTNTKFFAVPILPAPDQVDFLIIMGGPMSVNDQDEYPWLQNELNFIREFIQRDKPVLGICLGAQLIASAMGSKIFPNREKEIGWFPIHGLPQQRKNTFSFPDSATVFHWHGQTFDLPEGATHLAQSEACKNQAFQIGNKVIGLQCHLETTPESARSIITHCREELVPGQYIQDEQTILSADAEIYASLHQLMEKVLDFLGNQIDRQPHTNDLLRNHYG comes from the coding sequence ATGAAAGCACATTACTTCCAGCACGTTCCCTTTGAAGGACTGGGCTCTATAGAATCTTGGTTGCAGAAGAACAATTTCACCAGCACCAACACCAAGTTCTTTGCAGTGCCAATCCTGCCAGCTCCTGACCAGGTTGATTTCCTTATCATTATGGGTGGCCCCATGAGCGTCAATGATCAGGATGAATATCCCTGGTTGCAAAATGAGCTCAACTTTATTCGGGAATTCATCCAACGTGACAAGCCTGTTCTCGGCATTTGCTTAGGCGCGCAACTCATTGCCTCGGCAATGGGCTCCAAGATCTTTCCCAACAGGGAAAAAGAAATCGGCTGGTTTCCCATTCATGGCTTACCCCAGCAAAGGAAAAACACGTTCTCTTTTCCAGATTCAGCCACAGTCTTTCACTGGCATGGACAAACCTTTGATCTCCCTGAGGGTGCCACCCATCTTGCCCAAAGCGAGGCTTGCAAAAACCAGGCATTTCAGATAGGAAATAAGGTCATTGGCCTACAATGCCATTTAGAGACCACACCGGAGTCAGCGCGGAGTATCATTACCCATTGCCGGGAGGAACTGGTTCCTGGACAATATATCCAGGATGAGCAGACGATCCTTTCCGCCGACGCGGAGATCTATGCCTCGCTGCATCAACTCATGGAAAAGGTGCTGGACTTTCTCGGCAATCAGATCGACAGACAACCTCATACGAACGACCTCCTCAGAAATCATTATGGATAA
- a CDS encoding PhzF family phenazine biosynthesis protein, whose protein sequence is MKLNVPEDPVTGSAFTQLTPYWAEKLGKNKLTARQLSSRGGMMYCELKGDRVLTSGSAVKFMEGEIEVEV, encoded by the coding sequence ATGAAGCTCAACGTTCCTGAAGATCCCGTGACGGGATCAGCCTTTACTCAACTCACACCCTATTGGGCAGAGAAGTTAGGAAAAAACAAACTCACAGCCAGGCAGCTTTCTTCCCGAGGTGGTATGATGTATTGCGAACTCAAGGGAGATCGGGTTCTGACCTCTGGCTCGGCAGTCAAATTTATGGAGGGAGAGATTGAGGTCGAGGTATAA
- a CDS encoding alpha/beta fold hydrolase, translated as MKKTISFTSQGNNCVGWLFSPSGNGPFPLLIMAHGLAAVKEMRLAAYAEQFAQAGYACLVFDYRHFGESEGEPRQLLDIGRQLQDWLAALEYGRQLPNINPNKIVLWGTSFSGGHVLKVASLTPDVAAVIAQIPHLSGLTAIRMNSMSKVFLLTMHGLYDLLRAVFGQTPHYIPACAQPHQLAILNGPGEWEGYMRLVPQGLAFNHRVAARFALFVGLYSPIRTLPKLTMPALLQVGRQDRTTPAQPAIAVSEKFPNLEVKQYATGHFQTYFEPMFTTIVSDQLAFLQESL; from the coding sequence ATGAAGAAAACAATCAGCTTTACATCCCAGGGCAACAACTGTGTGGGCTGGCTCTTTTCCCCGTCAGGCAACGGCCCCTTTCCCTTACTCATCATGGCGCATGGTCTAGCAGCTGTCAAAGAAATGCGGCTTGCCGCCTATGCTGAACAGTTCGCCCAGGCCGGTTATGCCTGTCTGGTCTTCGACTATCGTCATTTCGGAGAAAGCGAAGGAGAACCACGCCAGCTCCTGGACATCGGCAGACAACTACAGGATTGGCTGGCCGCCCTCGAATACGGTCGCCAGCTCCCCAATATCAATCCCAACAAGATCGTCTTATGGGGCACCTCCTTCAGTGGCGGTCATGTTCTCAAGGTTGCCTCGTTAACGCCTGATGTGGCCGCTGTTATTGCCCAGATACCACATCTCAGCGGCCTGACCGCAATACGGATGAATAGCATGAGCAAGGTCTTCCTCCTCACCATGCACGGACTCTACGACCTCCTACGGGCCGTTTTCGGACAAACACCCCATTACATCCCAGCCTGTGCCCAGCCTCACCAACTGGCCATCTTGAATGGGCCCGGTGAATGGGAGGGATACATGCGTCTGGTCCCCCAGGGCCTTGCGTTTAATCATCGGGTCGCTGCCCGCTTTGCCCTGTTCGTTGGTCTCTATTCCCCCATTCGGACCCTCCCCAAATTGACCATGCCAGCCCTGCTCCAGGTGGGACGCCAGGACCGCACTACCCCGGCCCAACCCGCAATCGCTGTCAGTGAGAAATTCCCCAACCTGGAGGTGAAGCAATATGCAACAGGCCATTTTCAAACCTACTTCGAGCCCATGTTCACCACCATCGTGAGCGATCAGTTGGCCTTTTTGCAAGAGAGCCTATGA
- a CDS encoding PilZ domain-containing protein: MTACKEQVYAFEKSLQLIEKFVQNGSLNVSEKSFLALYNTYEKLMDMAPDSDELRANKFILRPDNDYLTSSKNMTLSDAACENTEQRLHPRAELEGYTADIIQGGLAYTAYVQDVSREGIQLNDLPTEFSSIQEEKFTVIISSLFDSMHYKLIAHSKWRKVRDGSLAVGFQLVDIPVTWNLLINKIILERNL, translated from the coding sequence ATGACAGCATGCAAGGAGCAAGTATACGCCTTTGAAAAATCTCTTCAACTGATAGAAAAATTTGTGCAAAACGGATCATTAAACGTTTCAGAAAAATCATTCCTTGCGCTGTATAATACATATGAAAAACTGATGGATATGGCCCCTGATTCTGACGAATTAAGGGCAAATAAGTTTATCCTCCGCCCAGATAATGATTATCTGACGAGTTCAAAAAACATGACATTATCAGATGCCGCTTGTGAAAACACAGAACAACGACTACATCCAAGAGCAGAGCTAGAGGGCTATACAGCAGATATCATCCAAGGTGGTCTTGCGTACACCGCGTATGTTCAGGATGTATCACGTGAAGGCATCCAGCTCAACGATCTACCTACAGAATTTTCTTCGATCCAGGAGGAAAAATTTACGGTTATCATTTCTAGCCTTTTTGATTCAATGCATTATAAGTTGATTGCGCATTCTAAATGGAGAAAGGTAAGGGACGGATCCCTCGCTGTTGGCTTTCAACTCGTCGATATTCCTGTTACCTGGAACCTACTCATCAATAAGATAATTCTTGAGAGGAATCTTTAA
- the aat gene encoding leucyl/phenylalanyl-tRNA--protein transferase yields the protein MPIFRLPEEIIFPDPQLAEPDGLLAVGGDLAPGRILAAYQQGIFPWYSDGEPILWWSPAPRLVLLPEEFHLPKRLARTMRQNIFEVRADTAFAKVIASCAAVRRDAGEGTWITEEMQEAYIALHELGFAHSLESWHEGELVGGLYGVCLDRIFFGESMFSCRNDASKVAFATFMENAEQLHIRAVDCQMTTKHLLRFGSRERSREEFDELLEQFIQQIVPQQPWRLAGQAQSQPPTAQSQRNSVGPSGPDGG from the coding sequence ATGCCCATTTTTCGCCTTCCTGAGGAAATCATCTTTCCCGATCCCCAGCTTGCTGAGCCGGATGGCTTGCTCGCTGTAGGGGGTGATCTTGCCCCTGGCCGCATCCTTGCTGCCTATCAGCAGGGCATTTTTCCCTGGTATTCTGATGGTGAACCCATCCTGTGGTGGTCGCCTGCACCGCGACTGGTCCTCCTCCCTGAAGAATTTCATCTCCCCAAACGGCTTGCCCGCACGATGCGACAAAATATTTTTGAGGTCCGGGCAGACACGGCCTTTGCCAAGGTTATTGCCTCCTGTGCTGCTGTACGTCGGGATGCCGGTGAGGGAACCTGGATCACCGAGGAAATGCAGGAGGCCTATATTGCTCTGCACGAGTTGGGCTTTGCCCATTCCCTGGAATCCTGGCATGAAGGCGAGCTGGTGGGGGGGCTGTACGGTGTCTGTCTGGACCGGATTTTCTTTGGGGAATCTATGTTCAGTTGCAGGAACGATGCCTCAAAGGTTGCCTTTGCAACCTTTATGGAGAATGCAGAGCAACTGCACATCCGGGCTGTGGATTGCCAGATGACCACAAAGCATCTGCTTCGTTTTGGCAGTCGGGAAAGAAGCCGCGAGGAATTTGATGAGCTTCTGGAGCAATTTATTCAGCAGATCGTGCCTCAGCAGCCCTGGCGGCTTGCTGGACAGGCGCAGTCCCAGCCACCTACTGCTCAAAGTCAAAGGAATAGCGTAGGTCCGAGCGGTCCAGATGGCGGATGA
- a CDS encoding HD domain-containing protein, with the protein MGQCNLEKYRLEMAAFIGTGAETSVFYEALDFAFAAHDGQMRKSGDPYIIHPCATARILAEEMDVHNCEILAAGLLHDTIEDVEDITPEVIREKFGPNVEAIVVGCTKVKHHSGDKQALKKLVHRKLFTGAAVRPEVMVVKLADRMHNLRTLGSMPRHKRQRIAEETLDFYAPLATILGLFALKRELYTRALSYKFPKQGQKLRQHINRLEKNPDLVTLTSNLNKGLSAAGLKAQISVRTKGLWGYYDVRNQLLKKALEVPQEILITVQQRASCYQALGFVNELYPPIPRTIRDFIANPKPTGYQGLHARAIIEGNKYLFKIRTEDMARRAQRGLVKDWNPNEKKQGRFIREIQEMFDILGNNEAVSYRDMIAAGGRKEIYTYTPQGDLICLPVNSVVLDFAFRIHTDIGHTCTGAIIGDRKVEPDQILRDGNVVRILRRNQPVNFDLSMQHCCQTPRARSELTKVFRKRIQAVSVETGRAVLEQEMRRYGLSYDLLEQQGMENILIYFNLASQEELLQEVGQGQLRLRELIYEIRNGLQMRSSEILPQPTGILNRIELTTVDPVVVKSSACCKPTPLDKGSVGLLSRRGISLHCKDCFQLKKLKFQREDVVEVRWRFSATPVKKEQKINILSATAKRVFKLISLAPEALQVTNVLRTGNKSTAVPSWEVRFTVINLQGLKRIIRHLDRSDLRYSFDFEQ; encoded by the coding sequence ATGGGGCAGTGTAACCTGGAAAAGTATCGACTGGAAATGGCAGCGTTCATAGGCACAGGAGCCGAGACCTCGGTCTTCTATGAGGCCCTGGACTTTGCCTTTGCCGCCCATGACGGGCAGATGCGCAAATCCGGCGACCCGTACATCATCCATCCCTGTGCCACAGCACGCATCCTGGCTGAAGAGATGGATGTCCATAACTGCGAAATCCTGGCTGCTGGCCTGCTCCATGATACCATTGAGGATGTGGAAGACATCACCCCGGAGGTGATCCGGGAAAAATTCGGCCCCAATGTGGAGGCCATTGTGGTCGGCTGCACCAAGGTCAAACACCATAGCGGCGATAAGCAGGCCCTGAAAAAACTCGTTCATCGCAAACTCTTCACCGGCGCAGCGGTCCGACCAGAGGTCATGGTGGTCAAGCTGGCGGATCGGATGCATAACCTGCGCACCCTCGGCTCCATGCCCCGCCATAAACGCCAACGCATTGCCGAAGAAACCCTGGATTTCTACGCCCCCCTGGCCACCATCCTAGGCCTCTTCGCCCTGAAACGGGAGCTCTACACCCGGGCCCTTTCCTACAAATTCCCCAAACAGGGACAAAAGCTCCGGCAGCATATCAACCGACTGGAAAAGAATCCTGATCTGGTTACCCTGACAAGCAACCTGAACAAAGGCCTGTCTGCCGCAGGGCTTAAGGCCCAGATATCCGTGCGCACCAAAGGACTCTGGGGCTATTACGATGTCAGGAATCAACTCCTTAAAAAAGCACTGGAAGTGCCCCAGGAAATTCTGATCACCGTGCAGCAAAGGGCCAGCTGCTATCAGGCGCTGGGGTTCGTCAACGAACTCTATCCTCCTATTCCCCGTACCATCCGCGACTTTATCGCCAACCCCAAGCCCACTGGCTATCAGGGCCTGCATGCCCGGGCCATTATTGAAGGCAATAAATATCTCTTTAAGATTCGCACCGAAGATATGGCCCGCCGCGCCCAGCGCGGTCTGGTCAAGGACTGGAATCCCAACGAGAAAAAACAGGGTCGTTTTATCCGTGAGATCCAAGAGATGTTCGACATCCTCGGCAATAACGAGGCGGTTTCCTACCGGGATATGATTGCGGCTGGTGGTCGCAAGGAGATCTATACCTATACCCCTCAGGGTGATCTCATCTGCCTGCCAGTGAACTCCGTGGTCCTTGATTTCGCCTTTCGTATCCACACAGATATCGGCCATACCTGTACAGGGGCGATTATCGGGGATCGAAAAGTTGAACCGGATCAGATCTTGCGTGATGGCAATGTGGTCAGGATTCTTCGCAGGAACCAACCGGTAAATTTTGACCTGAGCATGCAACATTGCTGCCAGACCCCAAGGGCAAGAAGCGAACTCACTAAGGTCTTTCGCAAACGGATCCAGGCCGTGTCCGTGGAAACCGGTCGTGCTGTCCTGGAACAGGAGATGCGGCGCTACGGCCTTTCCTACGATCTGCTTGAGCAGCAGGGCATGGAGAACATCCTGATCTACTTCAACCTTGCCTCCCAGGAAGAGCTTCTCCAGGAGGTGGGCCAGGGCCAGCTGCGCCTGCGGGAGCTGATCTATGAGATCCGCAACGGCCTGCAGATGCGGAGCAGCGAGATTCTACCCCAACCCACCGGCATCCTGAACCGAATCGAGTTAACCACGGTTGACCCGGTGGTGGTCAAGTCATCAGCCTGCTGCAAACCGACCCCCCTTGATAAGGGCAGCGTGGGCCTGCTCAGCAGGCGGGGAATCTCTCTCCACTGTAAGGATTGCTTTCAGTTAAAAAAACTGAAATTTCAACGAGAGGATGTGGTGGAAGTTCGCTGGCGTTTCTCTGCCACCCCGGTCAAAAAAGAGCAGAAGATCAATATCCTGTCAGCGACAGCAAAACGAGTTTTTAAACTCATCTCCCTTGCTCCAGAGGCCCTGCAGGTCACGAATGTACTGAGAACCGGCAATAAATCCACGGCGGTTCCCTCCTGGGAAGTGCGCTTTACCGTGATAAATCTCCAGGGCTTAAAAAGGATCATCCGCCATCTGGACCGCTCGGACCTACGCTATTCCTTTGACTTTGAGCAGTAG
- the rnr gene encoding ribonuclease R: MTKKKHRGRSKKEHFPRTQQHHDKEHSLSTTLLSFFQKQTKPVSLDTIINELAPAQPSRKLLKETLASLEKKGKLRRRRQGWMLAEQRKTVRATLSLTAKGFGFAVLEGNVARQQKDIFIPASALNGATHGDTVLVQPSGSPKRPEGEVVEVEKRAFTHVCGVYMSGKNSGYVTPDQDKLPFSIQVRRNDAMDADDGMAVRVEILDYGAKQRLPVGRVVEILGPVDSVQVQIRMAVEQFQLPRSFPQHVEQAAAALVPLTEPEPGRKDLRYLRHVTIDGATAKDFDDAIAVQKTKKGFRLFVSIADVSHYVRPGSAIDQEAYQRGTSVYLPDLVLPMLPERLSNDLCSLVPDQDRPAFTAILEFDQQGRRIGAKFTRSLIRSYQRFTYDTVHQAIYLREQEARRQHKSLLPMLEKAKELAALLQGQRMERGALGFTVPESNIQLEGDRVCSISRLKRNQAHLLIEEFMLAANEAVGATLDQAGASVLFRVHEEPDGDKVKDFAELAWSLGLKLPKTELTPSWFAGALELSKDSPTEYVVNNLLLRTMQRARYTPTNYGHFGLAAEYYIHFTSPIRRYPDLVAHRVMQHLLLRKSGEKTGKAARSNKGTRGKILPDGVTLEAAGTFLSARERVAVEAERDVQARLAALYLRDKVTGQFEAIISGVTSFGLFVELVDCLISGAIPVNEMEDDYYHYDSKGHKLVGERTGRVHRLGDLVRVQLDQVDMLSRKITFSLVGKGGE; encoded by the coding sequence ATGACAAAAAAAAAACATAGAGGTCGAAGCAAGAAGGAACACTTCCCTCGAACACAGCAGCACCACGACAAAGAACACTCCCTGAGCACGACCCTGCTCTCCTTTTTCCAGAAACAGACAAAGCCTGTCTCGCTGGATACAATCATTAACGAGCTGGCTCCTGCCCAGCCTTCTCGAAAACTCCTTAAGGAAACACTCGCCAGCCTAGAAAAAAAGGGCAAGCTGCGGCGGCGCAGACAAGGCTGGATGCTTGCGGAACAAAGGAAGACCGTCCGCGCGACCCTGTCCCTGACCGCGAAGGGCTTTGGTTTTGCCGTGCTTGAGGGCAATGTTGCCCGCCAGCAGAAGGATATTTTTATTCCTGCCTCGGCCCTGAACGGGGCAACCCACGGTGATACGGTGCTGGTGCAGCCCAGTGGTTCGCCCAAACGGCCGGAGGGCGAGGTGGTGGAGGTGGAGAAAAGGGCCTTTACCCATGTCTGTGGGGTCTACATGAGTGGGAAGAATAGCGGTTATGTGACCCCGGATCAGGATAAGCTGCCCTTCAGTATTCAGGTTCGGCGCAATGATGCCATGGATGCCGATGATGGGATGGCGGTGCGGGTGGAGATCCTTGATTATGGTGCCAAACAACGGCTGCCAGTGGGCAGGGTTGTGGAGATCCTCGGACCAGTGGATTCGGTCCAGGTGCAGATCCGTATGGCTGTGGAGCAGTTTCAGCTGCCCCGTTCTTTTCCTCAGCATGTGGAACAGGCCGCAGCAGCCTTAGTACCGCTGACCGAGCCAGAGCCGGGCCGAAAAGACCTGCGATATCTTCGCCATGTCACCATTGACGGGGCCACGGCTAAGGATTTTGACGATGCCATTGCCGTTCAGAAGACCAAGAAGGGCTTTCGTCTCTTTGTCTCTATTGCCGATGTCAGCCATTATGTGCGACCGGGCTCTGCCATTGATCAGGAGGCCTATCAGCGCGGGACCAGCGTCTACCTGCCGGATCTGGTCTTGCCCATGCTGCCCGAGCGGCTCTCTAATGACCTCTGTTCCCTGGTCCCTGACCAGGACCGCCCTGCCTTTACTGCCATCCTGGAGTTTGACCAACAGGGGCGACGAATCGGGGCCAAATTTACCCGGAGCCTGATCCGCAGTTATCAGCGTTTTACCTATGACACGGTTCATCAGGCTATCTATCTCCGTGAGCAGGAGGCCCGTCGGCAACATAAGTCTCTGTTACCCATGCTGGAAAAGGCCAAGGAGCTCGCTGCCCTGCTTCAGGGCCAGCGTATGGAGCGCGGCGCACTGGGCTTTACTGTGCCGGAGAGTAATATCCAGCTTGAGGGGGATAGGGTCTGTTCCATCTCTCGCCTGAAACGGAATCAGGCCCATCTCTTGATTGAGGAATTCATGCTGGCTGCCAACGAGGCCGTGGGCGCGACCCTGGATCAGGCCGGGGCCTCGGTCCTGTTCCGGGTCCATGAGGAACCGGATGGAGACAAGGTTAAGGATTTTGCCGAGCTGGCCTGGTCCCTGGGGCTCAAGCTTCCCAAGACCGAGCTCACGCCTTCCTGGTTTGCCGGGGCCCTGGAGCTCTCCAAGGATTCTCCCACAGAATATGTGGTCAATAATCTTCTCCTCCGTACTATGCAGCGGGCCAGATACACCCCGACGAATTACGGCCATTTTGGCCTGGCTGCGGAGTACTATATCCATTTCACCTCACCCATCCGGCGTTACCCGGATCTGGTAGCCCACCGGGTCATGCAGCATCTGCTGCTCAGGAAATCCGGGGAAAAAACAGGTAAAGCAGCTCGCAGCAATAAAGGAACGCGGGGAAAGATCCTGCCTGATGGAGTAACTCTGGAGGCAGCAGGGACCTTTCTCTCGGCCCGCGAACGGGTTGCCGTGGAAGCGGAGCGAGATGTCCAGGCCCGCCTTGCTGCCCTCTACCTCCGTGATAAGGTGACCGGGCAGTTTGAGGCCATCATCTCCGGTGTGACCTCCTTTGGTCTTTTTGTGGAGCTGGTTGATTGCCTGATCAGCGGGGCTATTCCGGTCAATGAGATGGAGGATGATTATTACCATTATGACAGCAAGGGCCATAAACTGGTGGGTGAGCGGACAGGCCGGGTCCATCGTCTGGGTGACCTGGTGCGGGTCCAGCTTGATCAGGTTGACATGCTGAGCAGAAAAATTACCTTTTCCCTGGTTGGCAAGGGAGGAGAATAA
- a CDS encoding LapA family protein — protein sequence MEELTTLTDYPFLFGLIIGLIIAVVFWFRSVLKARQLQGEIKKLRDHLHTKFEIESADNERRKEELTQLRQERDNLRNMIQVLNQKPSKQEIRQTQVYQKAIETMFEKSPGFAPAWQITLKEAEEEMRNAEKGILPFFKRMTGSSPASYSASSAEEKKPRNRHLELEDPANL from the coding sequence ATGGAAGAATTGACAACATTAACCGACTATCCTTTTTTGTTCGGCCTGATTATTGGCCTGATCATAGCCGTGGTCTTCTGGTTTCGTTCCGTGCTCAAGGCGCGGCAGCTTCAGGGGGAAATCAAAAAGCTGCGTGATCATCTGCACACCAAGTTTGAAATTGAATCTGCGGATAATGAGCGCCGTAAAGAGGAGTTGACTCAGCTCAGGCAGGAGAGGGATAATCTCCGCAATATGATTCAGGTGCTGAATCAGAAACCGAGTAAGCAGGAAATCCGTCAGACCCAGGTCTATCAAAAGGCCATCGAGACCATGTTTGAGAAATCTCCCGGCTTTGCGCCAGCTTGGCAGATCACCCTGAAAGAGGCAGAAGAAGAGATGCGCAATGCGGAAAAAGGCATTCTGCCCTTTTTTAAACGAATGACCGGTTCCTCTCCGGCCTCGTATTCTGCGTCCTCAGCTGAAGAGAAAAAGCCCCGTAATCGGCATCTGGAGCTTGAAGATCCGGCCAACCTGTAA
- a CDS encoding TrmH family RNA methyltransferase, translating into MSQPINTLAGSGLILVRPKYPENIGASARIACNFGIEQLTVVAEEAPDQERMLKMATHKAAHLIHELRFLDNTQEAAEPYHFIVGTTARQGKHRVLEKAPHAVMQELAPLAANHRLALMFGPENSGLTNEDLDLCQFTSTIPTADFSSLNLAQAVAIHCYELSMAINRLEEEAVNTDGEGLYANSYDLEGMYEHIEEALTKITFIRHTNKTYWMRNIRQFLSRTRIKKKEASLIRGVCRKFLWHSGQEDGQKAPEGKEGE; encoded by the coding sequence TTGTCACAACCAATCAACACCTTGGCTGGCAGCGGTCTGATCCTGGTCCGGCCTAAGTACCCGGAAAATATCGGAGCCTCTGCTCGTATTGCCTGTAATTTTGGCATTGAGCAGCTGACAGTGGTCGCTGAGGAAGCCCCGGACCAGGAGCGAATGCTGAAGATGGCCACCCATAAGGCGGCCCACCTGATTCATGAGCTTCGCTTCCTTGATAATACCCAGGAGGCGGCAGAGCCCTATCACTTCATTGTCGGCACAACTGCGCGGCAGGGCAAACATCGGGTCTTGGAAAAGGCCCCGCACGCAGTTATGCAGGAGTTGGCTCCCCTGGCTGCCAATCATCGTCTTGCCCTGATGTTTGGACCGGAAAACAGCGGCCTGACCAATGAGGATCTTGACCTCTGTCAGTTTACGTCCACCATTCCCACCGCGGATTTTTCCTCGCTCAATCTGGCCCAGGCAGTTGCCATCCATTGCTATGAACTCTCTATGGCGATCAACAGGCTGGAAGAAGAAGCGGTGAACACCGATGGAGAGGGGCTTTATGCCAATTCCTATGATCTGGAGGGGATGTACGAGCATATTGAAGAGGCCCTGACCAAGATCACCTTTATCCGCCATACCAATAAGACCTACTGGATGCGTAATATCCGTCAGTTTCTCAGTCGGACCCGGATCAAGAAGAAAGAGGCCAGTCTGATTCGCGGAGTGTGCAGAAAGTTCCTCTGGCATAGCGGGCAGGAGGATGGACAGAAGGCGCCGGAGGGAAAAGAAGGTGAGTGA
- a CDS encoding RtcB family protein, protein MVIPGSRGSYSYLVQPTGSQEANCFSLAHGAGRKWKRSGARSRLKGKYTRESLLQTGFGSRVICEDRDLLYEEAPQAYKNISVIVQDLQDAGLLKVIAVLQPLITYKVRKR, encoded by the coding sequence ATGGTTATTCCGGGCTCTCGCGGAAGCTACTCCTACCTGGTGCAGCCCACAGGATCCCAGGAGGCGAACTGTTTTTCTTTGGCCCACGGTGCGGGCCGGAAATGGAAACGGAGTGGTGCCCGCAGCAGGCTCAAAGGCAAATATACCCGTGAGTCTTTGTTGCAGACAGGGTTCGGGAGCCGGGTGATCTGTGAAGACCGAGATCTGCTCTACGAAGAAGCGCCCCAGGCCTATAAGAATATATCCGTTATCGTGCAGGACCTGCAGGATGCAGGTTTACTTAAGGTGATTGCCGTGCTCCAGCCCCTTATCACCTATAAGGTCAGGAAGAGATAA